AAATTCTGCTTACTAGGCTTCCTAGATTCAGCTACACCTCACCTCCATCAAACTGAAATACACTTGGTCCATGTCTTAATATAGATAATACTTTAAAATGTTGCCTTGCTCATGGTACATAAAATAACAGACAGAATAAGCAGAGGAGTCCTACCCTGCCCATATTCTATTTAAGCAACACTTCTCCTTCAGAGCTGTGTAAAATCTCCCAGCAGCCTTTGGTGCTCCATCACTGTGTCATCTCTCTCTTGCCCCAGGGTAGGCAGAGTAATCACATGTCTGAAACACATTATGCTCACAAGATTGAGGACCTAATGGCCATTATCTTGCTGCTGTGGCGCATCCCCCCTGCATACTAGCCGAGGAATTTGCGTGAGAGTAAAGGGCACTTTCAGATTAAAGCTTGAAAATGCTCATTGCAAATAATACCAGTGTTGTTTTGTGCGTGAAGTTTTGGTTATGTGACTTCTCCGATCTTATCTAGGTCACATTcaacaaaaacatatttattagcCTCGACCTCTCATCTGGTATTTCGCTGTTATTCCTCTAGCTTTTGACACACACAGATGTCTGTCCCCTTTCTTTGTCTACCGCCCCCCACCCCTCTCCACACTGATGAGGCTTATGATAAGCAGAGGGGCAGAGCTCTGCCCAGTCATTGTCTGAGCTATCCATCAGGCCAGACTCACCAAAGCTCAACAGCAGCCACAGCAAACACTTTGTTTCCCCAGCAGACAAGAGCAGAATATTAAGACAAAGGGCCAGATATTAATCAGAGAAGCCCACCACACCAGCATCCTAATGCTGATTACAAACTAACTGCCTTGCCCTCATTGGATGACAGACCTAATTTTTTCGGGTCCCCCAAAGTCTTTCAGTTCTGCGTTTCATTCTTTATTTGTTTGCCGCAATTCCCCCCGTCCCTGTAGTGGGCAGATGCTCGGAGGCACCGGCCAGGGTAAGACCTAGACTGCTGTGGCCCAGAAGGCTGGGGTTGCCAAGACAACTGGCTCAGCACCCCTGCTGTTGTCACTCTGCTTGTGTCGCTCAGTCATTGATTACCTCCATCTCACCAGCTCTCCACATGCAGCACACATTGTTCTCCATAGCCCACATTCACAAGGGTTTTACACACTAATACACCCAGTATCTCTcgcacctctccctctctctcataaATGTCTGCACTCACCGTCAAGGGGGACACACCACAAAAACCAAACACAACAACAGGGAAAATACTAAAAAGAACACCTAATTTGTTTGCTTTCCATTTTGATTTAATAACAAAAGAATACATACATAAAGCTACGTTTGTCATAGGGACCGTAATAGAgtaagaaatacatttaaaatacaatgAAAATAAATGTCCACACCGGCTGACGTTATGCAGTGTAGCAACTGCATATCTGTTAAATACAAAACGTTACAAAAAGAAAACGTTTACAGACTCACATTAATAATTTCTAATTCTATCGACTGTGCTCTTAGGAGACcttcaatttaaattattttatttgcattttgacaTCAATACTGTCACAACGATCAGTATCCAAACAACTATTGCAAGTGATCGTGACATTCTCAAGGACAACCCAAACATAACATgagattaatttaattttaaatagccGCCCTcatacaaaaaccttgtatctccatttttcaaGTTTTTGACCTGTTAACAATATGAATCTGTGAAGATTTTACGAACGGACAAACAGGAAGTCCATTTAAATTTAAGCAGTTTTCCCCACCTTCTCCTGCAAAGTTGTTCATTttggaaatacatgttttttgtgtGATGGCAAGGATCATGTATACATCATCTCTCATCAATCTTGTATGAGTCAAGAATTTTATTTCCTGACCATATTTAACACTGAATTAGGTTATCTCATCAGACGACACAAAACTGTTGACTACTAATCAAACGATGGACTTTTGTCCAATCAATTCCAAGTGAGGAGCATTCAATATTGGGCCAGGCAGACTCAAAGCTCTAGATTCTGGGCCAGGGAGTGAAGGCTTTTTCCTCAATCGTTTTGCCTCATTTTGAAGTTTCTGACGGATGTAGCCCTTAATCTCTGCGTCAGTCTTCCCAGGAAAGAAATATTGGACAGTTCCTGTAAGAGATTATTATACAGATGACACGCCATGAATAGTAAACCCGCACAATAGAATGATGATCTACTAAATAACGTTCTTCAGCTTCCATACAGGAGAATGCAGTACAAATACATTTCAGAAATAGGTGGCTCATAGGTACTGGAGTGCTTATTGAGAACTGGGCTCAACTTCTGCAGCCTTCTAAATATAATATGGACAAGATCAGCATAACCCTTTGCTGTCTCTTACTTAGTAATCCTAAACACTCTTTTTCTACTTTTATGATCGTAACTCTGTGATCATAATCCAGTGGTCTCCAAACATCCTCCTGGTGATCTACCTTTCTGCACTACCTTAAAAACCACACCATATTCACCTTATACACAGATTAGATGTGGAGCTGGATTAGCATTAGAACTGAAGTCTGCATGAAGATGATGCCCAGGAGCATGGTTGGTGACCACTACTGTGGTCTAAGCAGTCTACAAGCTAATAAGGGCCCTTACTTAGGATAGCCTGGATCTCCTCAGTGGGAAGGGCAGGTTTGGGCTGACCTCTCTTGTTGTACACCACACCAGAGATGGAGTGAGAGGCCAGGCAGTCTCTTTCATAAAGTCCACGGAGCAGATCATTGGTCAACTTCTGGGCAGTGGTTCCTGTGTTACATCTCTCCAAAAGCTCAGGAGTGATAAACTGAAATTAAATAAGGTTtaacataaatacattttcaattaACTGTACATCAAAAAATTGCCTTCCAAATGTAGCTGACTGGTTAACAcatttgtttctttaattttggcAATGACATGGACACATctgacattattttttaaagctattttaaattCTGAGAATCAATATCTCAACCCCCCAAAAAAAGCTGTACCTCTGAGAAGAGCTCGTCCCCATGGGGGGTCTCATTAGGTTTCTGTGTCACAGACTCCTGCTTGACCCACTGCCCATTCAGAACAGTTGGGGCACACAGCATAGTTGGCATCAAAGCATCCATATCCACAGGCACTCTTACTGGGCTGGGGGAGACGGCGAGAGAGGGCTTCCTATCCCCATTAGGCCACATCTGGGTCTTCTCGATCAGGGCCTCAAGGTTTTTGGCCAGCTTTCCACATGCTGGTGTTGAAAAATCCAACAAGAAAGCAAATCATTTTAGACAATTTTGGAAAATTTTATGGAATGCAGATGAAATGTTGCTTAAAGGGCTATAATGTTGGATACTGGGGCCTGTTTTTAGGAAGTCAGAATCGTTATATGCCTAGAATAAAATGGCTTTTGTAGGGAGAAAGGCCACTAAAATGGCTACTTGGCTGACCTTCATATTAAAAGGACCTTCACTATTAAACAGGATTTGCATGATCATACAAAAATTAATAAATCACAAACTGCTTCATACATCAAAAAACACTCACCTGTAAGGCACCTAAGTTGCTCTTTCAAgctctccatttctctctgcaTGCATAGGACCATGGCAATCAGCTCCATTTTCGAATATGACTGCAAATAGTCAGCTTCCtgctatgcacacacacacacacacacaaaaacacaccaggAGAGCTAAGAGTCAGGTGCTGGAAGTCAGTCAGGTGTGTGCAGAGCGTGAGCGCACCTGTGCAGCAGGTTTCAGCTCACCTCAGAAGTGGAGTGAGTGTTGCTGAAGTTGTAGTCTGCAGGAGAGCAGTCGAACTCATAAGCCtatcaaaaaagaaaaaggacaGAGCACTggcatattaaataaaacaaagagaatgaACAGTAGATAATAGATGGTCGTGCATTTATATTGCAACTTTTTTATACAGTAAAGTAAATCATAACACTTATGATTGCAAAAAAAACCCTGATCTTCTATAAAGTATACAGGTAAAGACTGGACTGttgttgttgatgatgatgatgatattgtCATGATTATGATTTGCTTGATGTGTACTTGATGCTGTGTACACCATGCTTTACCCTATTGTTCTCCATTAGCAAGCAGGCatgactgtctgtctctctgtctgcctgcctgccctGCCTCACACCACTCACTCACTCTCGAGCCGCAATAGCTTTCAATGGGGTTAAAACCCACGTTAGCAAGAGTAACAAAGTAACTATCTAACCTAGTTAGTTCATAGAGCTAACAATGAATGACAGTACCCTGTAAGAGACTGAACTATGGTTCTGGCTGGTTGAAGAACCTCATCAGAACTAAAAAGTGGGATCTCGGTCGTGGCTATGTCTGATCTGGCCGGATTAGCGTTTCTTcccgaataaaaaataaaaacaatcagaaAACATCAGTATTAGTTTTTAAAACAGCTCACAAACCCTCATGTCCAACTTCTGGCGAGCTGCAGCTGGTGATGGGTTCCCCTCAGCTCGCTCTTTGGCAGGATACATTTGTTTTCTTCGTTTCTGCAGAACGTGCTGTTGGACAGTCGATTGGTGTGAATCTGATTATCATTCTTTTGAGAGCAAATTAATCCAAATAACAGCAAGAAAGGCAAAGAAAAGCAGTCAGAAAAGACGCTCAGAAAGCGTCTCCATCATATCTTACGTGGAATTCGTCCGCTTTTTGTTCTTCCTCCTCGTCCGCTTCATTTTCGTAGTCGGGAATCCGCTTGGCTTTTGTTTTCCTTCTCATTTCTCTCCCATTATTTTATTTGCGCTCAGAGAAACTGTGCCCCCTCTGCATGATGCACAACAACGCTCCCTCGGCGaatcgtaaaaaaaaacacagaaaaagccTCGTTTTCTCGTGCCGTGTGTTTCACACTCAGCACAGGCTCGGTTCCCCAGGAGAAAACTATAGTTAAATGCTTGTTCTCGATTTTCCTACTTTAGTTGGAGCGCTCGGCTGCGCGGAGGAGAAATCACGGGGCACGCGCCGGAGGAGCGAATGCACCGTAGCGTAACGTGGCACAGGCTCGCCTCCATCTCCTCTTTAAAGAGCTCACAGCAGATCCTCCGCGATCAACAGGACGTGGACGTGATCCCACGCTCCGCGGGCTCGCCACAACAGATCGCAGCACCGCTTTATTAAAGTGCCAGCGGCTCCCGTTTCTGCACGGATTCCCcctctgctcctctctctctcccgggGTCTCCATGCTACCCTGCACTTCTTTCTACCTGCAGCTCGGGGAAGTTAGATTCGCCAGAAACGTGAACTCAGAAGCCTTTAGGGCGTCGACACAAATAATTAGTGTGGCCCGAGCAGGCCCAACCTCACACCCTGACTTTCCACAGGATCACTTTGCACCCATTTTACACGGATTCAGCCCATTTAATCCAATTGCACTCATGCATTGTGATTACTGCATAATATCAGGGCTTTTATAGTTTGAACGCCTTTACAAGAAAACTTTGAAGTATCTCCCAGGGTATACAGGGTAGATTTCTGGGTATGTCTTTGTAGTTTTTAcactttatttgatttaataattcattaaCACTTGAGTTGCAACTGATTCAGCCCATTAAATCCAATTGTACTCTAGTGATCACTACATAAAATCAGGGATTTTATAGGTTCAACGCCTTCACCTGAAAACTTTGAAGTATCCTCCAGGGCGTACCCAGTGACTTTCTGGATGTCTGTTTAGAGTGtacactttatttatttcaataatgAACTATCAGTTAAGTTGCAGCTGCTTTGTCCCATTAAATCCATTTGCATCAGTTGCCTGCATGTCATGTACTTTAATTTCCGTTTTCAATAAGATTTTGTAGGTTCAACACCTTCACAAGAAAACTTTAAAGTATCCTCCAGGGAATACCCTGTGACTTTCTGGGtctgttttgtatgtttttacactttatttcattcattcattcattcattcatttacagtTTAGTTGCAACTGCTTCATCTCATTAAATCCACTGATACTTTAAACCTCAGTTTTTATGTTTAAAGCCTTGACAAGAATTCTACAGCAAGTGCCAGTTGACCTGACCCACTGTTGCCATCATTCACCCCATTAAATCTAATTGCACTCTGGTGATTACTGCATGATATCATGGAATTTATAGGTTTAAAGCCTctatatgatttttttaagtatccAATATACACAGTAACATTCTGGGTATGTCTTTATAGTTTTCACGCTTGATTTCATTCATGCATTCATTAACAGTTGAGTTGCAACTGCTTTATCCCATTAAATCCAGTTACATCAGCTGATCACTGCATGGTGTCATGTACTCTAATCTCAGTTTTCAACAGGATTTTATAGGTTCAAAGCCTTCacaagaaaacttgaaaataagaagaaaatacACAGTGCATTTTCTGTATATCCTTTTAGTTTTTACACTTTGTTTCAGTTTATTAACTTGATTAACTTTCAAGCATTCAACTGAGAGAGATGATGCAGACCCACTCTCACACCCTGAGTTTACACGGGATCACTTTGTACCCACTCACTTTGCACTTTTCCAGACATAACACTGAGACAGATGATTCAGGCTGACTTTCACACCCTGCTTCAACTTCTCAGTAAACTTCCCACTAAATCTAATTGCACTCCAGTGataactacattacactacactaatcTCAGTTTTACCCAGTAACTTTCTGGGTAGGTCTTTTTAGTTTTTACACCACTTTAATCTCTGATTTTAAGTTCAAAGCATTAACAAGAATTATTGAGCAAGTACCAGTTAACCTGACACACTATTCACAAACTGGAGTATCCTCCAGAGTATACCCAGAGTATAGTCTTTTTagtttttacactttatttaatcATCAAGACCGAGGATGCAGGCCCACTCACCCACAGCCTATTTAAGCAAGCTTTTGCCACAACTACTTCCAGAGGTAACTGCCAGgatatgtttagtttttacactttatttcattttttagctCATCCTGCACTTTTACCTGCAGCTTAGAAAAGTCAGGCTAGTCAGAAACTCAAAAGCTTTTAGTATGTGGACAAAAATGTTTAGTGGCTCACACAGGATTTTCCACAGGCTTTTTACATTGTTGCATATTACAGTTAACCATGTTGGTGAATTAAATCCATTTGCACAAAATAATCTACCGCATGATGTTATGTAGCCCTTTCCAGCTGACTTTTAAATATCCAAGGCCCAGTGGTGAGTAGAGTATGCTGGAGCCCTAGGCAAAAAATTCACAAGGGGTGTTCATCACCATTATGTTATAAATAATCTCACACtaacaatatttttaataatgtttaatttaaaaagctaaaagcttTTTGCATCCATTTGAATTTCtcaaatttaattttagaaagttcTTTTGAAGAGttaagtcagaatattatgacaaCCTGATTCTGCACTCATTGTCCATTTTTACAGCTACCCTAACCCCATAAGGGCACttaatatttctataattacagactgttctttttattcttctttcaccctgttcttttaTGGTCAGGACATCACAAGCCCACCACAGAGTAGCTGTTATTTGGGTAgttggtcattctcagcactgcagtgacaccgacatggtggtggtgtagagagagaaatatggacattttatttaatatattggaCACCTTGTCCATCTTTACTTATATCAAAGActtttgtatatactgtgtttGTACCCAGTCATGATCTGGAGTGTCAAactcaaataatacatttaaaatcagcGAGATCTTGTATGTGAAATTATGAGGGAATGACAAACATCTATATTTGTGTAATTTTGctaatgctcttatccagagcaacttgaATTTGAATCAGGTTAAATAGGTTTAGGAATGTAGTATGTATATATGTCTCcctaatgtttaataaaatatgctGTAACTGTGATTTCTACACCACTCATTCACTATATCCTCaatatgtatctgtctgtctgtctgtctcagatTAAATCTGGAAAAAACTTTAGGTTTTGCACTTTAGGTTTTCTTCAGGGTATACACAGTGACTTTCTGAGTATGTCTTTTAGTATGTATGTCTGAGTATGTATGTCTGTTTTAGactaaatctggaaaaaaaacatttgcactttaagtttatatttttgaTGTAACTTTTAACCAAATATTCAACAGGGTACAAAACAGGCTGCAACCACTTCAGACAAGTATTACTAATATGGTTACTATACAGTGCCTGTTGGCTTCCAGATATAAACTTATTTCAACTAGATCACTTATTTTGGCCTACCATGTTTATTAACAGAAACAGTGGattgtttaatgctacattcacatgatttgtttttctttttaatacagtacatggATCCATAAAGAAATGTGCTTCTCAGAAGAAAGAAAAGGACCATGGTCAAACACAATCACGCTAATTCTGCTTTCCCCGAATTTCAGTTGTTAATAGATGTTCCTAGAACTGGGAATTATTTCTGTGAAATGTTGTGGAGCTGATACGGCGATATCCTTAGGCAAGTCTGATGTCTGTGTTTCAGAAGATAATCATCCATGATCTCATTCGGGGTTATGGTTTAAACCTCAGTGATGCCTCAGCTCTGTGAGATTCGGTTTTGTAAGAACTGAAACAATGGCAGTACCATTTCACtcaattttatgttattttactgTGGTGTATTATTGATTTTTGCACTTTTGTACACCAATCCATCAGTGCCATCTGGTGGCAACTATTCTAGTAACACTTATAGAACAAATAATTATCCCTGAACATGGGTCTTAAGTTCATAGATCAGGGTTTTTCTTAAAACAATTTAATCTGTGTAAgagctggaaaaaaacaaaactgtgcaCTGTGGGTGGGTACAGGGCTGGTGTTGGTCTTGCTGCAATTAAAACTTTTTAGCTATTGCTTGCTGAATTAAGGCCCTAGACAATAAATAAAAGGTGATACTTATATTGCAGCTTTGCAACTGAGGCcagtcttaaaataaataagtttacAAGGTGGGGCACTGCTCTCATGAGCCGCAGTAGGTTGAGTCTTGCTCAGCTGCTGCGGTACATGTGATCTTTCTAATGAGGTAcctttttacacactttttttgaGTTAGTTATTGTGAAACAGTCATATATGTGGTTTTGTATGTCACATGCTTGTGGCTGTCCAAGTTGGCTTGTGGTCACTGTTAGTGGGACACACTGATTAAATTAGAGCTAGGTTGACATGACGAGTTTAATAGCACAAGTTCAAAATAAAGAGTATTttgtcactgtcctatgaaaaacacttctccatttttgttgaattttagtttactacataatttgaacagactgtccctcacactgtgcaaAAACATCTTGATAAACTGACCAGTAGAAATTCTTtaaaatgacatgaaataaaatctttttacattgacttctattaaaggTTTACaaggtcccccccccccccccccctcccctcctgtaaagttgctgttttggagataagtgtttcattggacagcaacaatttcCTTTCCATTTTGACACAATGTTATGTAACCTGAACCACTAAGGATGATTGTTATTTTCTCTATTGATCCAAAATTGTATTGTGGTGATAAAATAGCGTTGCTGAATGTGGTCACAGCATAGGAGCAGAACTAAACACTCAAGCCCCCCTTTAAATCAGAGCCTTTAAATCACAAAGCTTGGTGAAAAgtaaaatgttctttttctaCAGAGCAAGGCCACAGTACAGACTACAAGAGCATAATAAACAAGATTCACATACTTAAACTTTAGGATTATTTTGATACATAGTTTTgatatcttcaatattaatctacaatgtagaaataaaaaacattaaaatgagttAATTAATTGAATGTCTTgccatcttaatgtgtttgagagcaccagttgtgttgtaaataggtagagttggtatacagtgaatagccctatttgagtaatgttctaacccATACTATGGCGAGAACTACTTAACCAGTAAGTAAACAAAGATAATTTGTTGCTAGGCCATTCCCTATTCAGTTCACTATATGGTAAATGCATCAAAGTGAACGGTCATTAGAAATGACTTAATAAATTAACCATTCAAAACACAACTTttgagttccctctgttgcacaggattcaTCAGGTTACCAGTCTGAGAaagcacaagttaacagcactccatataagagccacctaaatgatTCACGGAGTATTTTAAAtttactacacgattccttacGTGTCACaacgtaaaaatgttttttaaaaaggtcTCAAAAAACGTGAATGTAGGTACCACGCTGATGCCACAAACGTCCGTTCAAACAGTGATTATATGTAGACGCAGtaaaaaaaaacgcaaaacaaagcgactaaattaagaaaataaacgGATTAAAAGAATTCTACCTGACGAACATCAGTACAGGTGACTTTCACAGCACTCTTACTCCATTACCTGCACCCTCCTACAGCAACAGGCGAGCTGCCTCAAAGCCACAGGTCACTTTTGCTCCCTTTCTTATGGGCATAGCCCCACCCCTCCACAGGGACCAAAACATTGTGTCTTTCTCCCAGGTGTGCTATCCCAATAAGTTAGGTAAAAGTCACATTCAAAATCAGCTGACCTAAAGGCCTTGTGACAATACCAGCTGACATAAACAAAGTGTACACAATTAAGACGTTTCTCTTTACAGAACAGCCTTCACACCACACCGGAATAACCTGTAGGCCCTGCAGCCTACTCTACGGAGTGAGCTATCCCTTACATTCTTACACacagattcaagatttttattgtcacgtcacaaaGCACaagtgtacatgtgagtgaaaaacttgggtgcaggttcccaGTAGTATGAGAACAACATTCAcaacaaagtaaaataataaaataaaatagcaatatACAGTTAACTTTACAGTATACataatatacactatacacacaataacaatgcacacaataacttacactatagacattaggggtgtcacgatctcgatattttatcgaaatcgaatcgaaatgaggtcatggtctcgagtatcgaagtcaaaaagaggatcgacgatccctcccgcgcgcgctacgcaaatagcgcagcgcgctacgcaaatggcgcggcaccaacacagcgcatcctattcatttaatagcgcagccccgccctcagttctgctgtgtgagagacagctgcctttcaaccacggaggagaaactgaaaacggatttatagaaatatagacagggctctcaagttttgagtgtcggcgggagtgtgatcactgttttttatctgtccaacgggggagggggggcgggggttgggcgcgcaggttttgtatctgtatctaacggaggggtgggtgcgcgcaggtgagagcgtgtgaactcgctgaaatgcgtgtcagtgtgacttgagaacactgactatagatcacagtgaggtggattaaaaatcttaaacttataattgactacacctgttgctttccattgaattaaaaaaacatctttctctcagataaagtaaacacaagcgtgtttctgactaaaataaaagcttttcaggagagatataagttatgtgtaattatttataagacaatacctgacaaaatctgttttaatgacgttaataaacatcactgtgacagcgctagtcacagtttcaccacatcacttatctaaccagcctgtactgatttctgccccccaataatgctttcaataacctctaatagcc
This genomic stretch from Astyanax mexicanus isolate ESR-SI-001 chromosome 15, AstMex3_surface, whole genome shotgun sequence harbors:
- the si:ch211-194k22.8 gene encoding uncharacterized protein si:ch211-194k22.8 isoform X3 codes for the protein MRRKTKAKRIPDYENEADEEEEQKADEFHHVLQKRRKQMYPAKERAEGNPSPAAARQKLDMRAYEFDCSPADYNFSNTHSTSEQEADYLQSYSKMELIAMVLCMQREMESLKEQLRCLTACGKLAKNLEALIEKTQMWPNGDRKPSLAVSPSPVRVPVDMDALMPTMLCAPTVLNGQWVKQESVTQKPNETPHGDELFSEFITPELLERCNTGTTAQKLTNDLLRGLYERDCLASHSISGVVYNKRGTVQYFFPGKTDAEIKGYIRQKLQNEAKRLRKKPSLPGPESRALSLPGPILNAPHLELIGQKSIV
- the si:ch211-194k22.8 gene encoding uncharacterized protein si:ch211-194k22.8 isoform X2: MRRKTKAKRIPDYENEADEEEEQKADEFHHVLQKRRKQMYPAKERAEGNPSPAAARQKLDMRAYEFDCSPADYNFSNTHSTSEEADYLQSYSKMELIAMVLCMQREMESLKEQLRCLTACGKLAKNLEALIEKTQMWPNGDRKPSLAVSPSPVRVPVDMDALMPTMLCAPTVLNGQWVKQESVTQKPNETPHGDELFSEFITPELLERCNTGTTAQKLTNDLLRGLYERDCLASHSISGVVYNKRGQPKPALPTEEIQAILRTVQYFFPGKTDAEIKGYIRQKLQNEAKRLRKKPSLPGPESRALSLPGPILNAPHLELIGQKSIV
- the si:ch211-194k22.8 gene encoding uncharacterized protein si:ch211-194k22.8 isoform X1, which translates into the protein MRRKTKAKRIPDYENEADEEEEQKADEFHHVLQKRRKQMYPAKERAEGNPSPAAARQKLDMRAYEFDCSPADYNFSNTHSTSEQEADYLQSYSKMELIAMVLCMQREMESLKEQLRCLTACGKLAKNLEALIEKTQMWPNGDRKPSLAVSPSPVRVPVDMDALMPTMLCAPTVLNGQWVKQESVTQKPNETPHGDELFSEFITPELLERCNTGTTAQKLTNDLLRGLYERDCLASHSISGVVYNKRGQPKPALPTEEIQAILRTVQYFFPGKTDAEIKGYIRQKLQNEAKRLRKKPSLPGPESRALSLPGPILNAPHLELIGQKSIV